A single window of Desulfovibrio sp. G11 DNA harbors:
- a CDS encoding sulfite exporter TauE/SafE family protein, whose amino-acid sequence MAKLLLLPVMLMLCFAAPLTALAQDAAGGAEQGQAAVVDAQSAPSALQEPGQTVQQAPGQAGDPLLTQTQRQADAQADAALVDNHPWWFWPIALLVFCFILGIIAVMAGVGGGVLFVPLVSGFFPFHLDFVRGAGLLVALAGALAAGPGLLRRNFANLRLALPVALIASACAIVGAMLGLALPTHVIQTCLGATILAIAVLLLLSKNSVRPVVTKQDAVGLALGMNGVFLEPSTGEVVEWKTHRTVAGLLLFIVIGIMAGMFGLGAGWANVPVLNLLMGAPLKVSVGTSKFLLSITDTSAAWVYLNQGCVIPLMAIPSIVGLMLGSVVGVRLLAVAKPKFIRYMVIFVLLFSGAKALMKGLGW is encoded by the coding sequence ATGGCAAAGCTCCTGTTGTTGCCTGTCATGCTTATGCTGTGTTTCGCCGCGCCGTTGACGGCGCTGGCCCAGGATGCCGCTGGTGGTGCAGAACAGGGCCAGGCTGCGGTTGTTGATGCGCAGTCTGCGCCGTCGGCCTTGCAGGAGCCTGGACAGACGGTACAGCAGGCGCCCGGCCAGGCCGGTGATCCGCTGCTCACCCAGACCCAGCGGCAGGCAGACGCCCAGGCGGATGCCGCTCTGGTGGACAATCATCCCTGGTGGTTCTGGCCCATCGCTCTGCTGGTTTTTTGTTTTATTCTTGGCATTATTGCCGTTATGGCCGGTGTGGGCGGCGGCGTGCTTTTTGTGCCGCTGGTCAGCGGTTTTTTTCCTTTCCATCTGGACTTTGTGCGCGGCGCGGGCCTGCTGGTGGCTCTGGCGGGCGCGCTGGCAGCCGGGCCGGGCTTGCTGCGCCGTAATTTCGCCAACCTGCGGCTGGCTCTGCCCGTAGCGCTTATTGCTTCGGCCTGTGCCATTGTGGGAGCCATGCTGGGCCTGGCCCTGCCCACGCACGTCATCCAGACCTGCCTTGGCGCGACCATTCTGGCCATTGCCGTACTTTTGCTGCTTTCTAAAAATTCTGTGCGTCCTGTAGTGACAAAGCAGGATGCCGTAGGCCTGGCCCTCGGTATGAACGGCGTATTTCTTGAGCCAAGCACCGGCGAGGTGGTGGAGTGGAAAACCCACCGCACTGTTGCCGGACTGCTGCTCTTTATTGTCATCGGCATCATGGCGGGCATGTTCGGCCTTGGGGCCGGGTGGGCCAACGTGCCGGTGCTCAACCTGCTTATGGGCGCTCCCCTCAAGGTGAGCGTGGGTACGTCCAAGTTTCTTCTTTCCATCACAGATACTTCCGCCGCCTGGGTTTATCTCAATCAGGGCTGCGTCATCCCCCTCATGGCCATTCCGTCCATTGTAGGACTTATGCTCGGCTCTGTGGTGGGTGTGCGCCTGCTGGCCGTCGCCAAGCCCAAATTCATCCGTTATATGGTGATTTTTGTGCTCCTTTTTTCCGGCGCCAAAGCCCTCATGAAGGGACTTGGCTGGTAA
- a CDS encoding sensor histidine kinase, whose translation MFAAIKNAFAHLLEVPEAVSPARYRSLRRLMTILMVAVSVTPLLLLSGISHMQYTRTLEREMESPVYALARKSQAALELYLGERESTVSFIAHAYSYKDLADERTLNRVFLSLRSEFQGFVDMGLVNSEGLQISYVGPYKLRGADYVGKPWLRETEIKSRYMSNVFLGYRGYPHMVIAVHRMEESGLSWTLRVAVDTLRLQQVLSSVGPEQETDVFLVDREGVLQTDSRLYGKALDSCPLPLPPATAETLVRNVTEPSGRKLMVASCALAGTDFILLAVKPEAEAFRPWTALRTELLLVLCGGIALIVLVSHLLMKQLVNRLQASDERRVAIFAQMEHNQKLSSIGRLAAGVAHEVNNPLAVIYEKAGLARDLLSMGKVCGESRDRERLNGLLEGIESTVERARSITHRLLGFARRMEANRQSLHIEEVITETLSFLEREAKNRGVTLEMDLAEDLPEIVSDRGQLQQVFLNIVGNALDAVTGSGQAGASADGQGRFVKIRCVPSGQCALEVTVRDNGKGMPREVLRHIFEPFYSTKKDKGTGLGMFITYGIVRRLGGDIRVDSEEGRGSTVRVTLPLAPPDGSVEV comes from the coding sequence ATGTTCGCCGCCATAAAAAACGCCTTTGCCCACCTGCTGGAAGTGCCCGAGGCCGTGTCTCCGGCCCGGTACCGCTCTCTGCGTCGGCTTATGACCATACTTATGGTGGCCGTATCGGTCACGCCTCTGCTTCTGTTGTCCGGCATAAGCCACATGCAGTACACACGGACCCTCGAGCGTGAAATGGAAAGCCCCGTTTACGCGCTGGCCCGCAAGTCGCAGGCGGCGCTGGAGCTTTATCTCGGTGAAAGGGAATCCACGGTGAGCTTTATCGCCCATGCCTATTCCTACAAGGACCTGGCGGACGAGCGCACCCTGAACCGCGTGTTTTTGTCGCTGCGCAGTGAGTTTCAGGGCTTTGTGGACATGGGGCTGGTCAACTCCGAGGGCCTGCAGATTTCGTATGTGGGACCGTACAAGCTCAGGGGCGCGGACTATGTGGGCAAGCCCTGGCTGCGTGAAACGGAAATCAAAAGCCGGTATATGAGCAACGTGTTTCTCGGTTATCGCGGCTATCCGCATATGGTCATAGCCGTTCACAGGATGGAGGAAAGCGGGCTTTCATGGACCCTGCGCGTGGCCGTGGACACGCTGCGGCTGCAGCAGGTGCTGTCCTCCGTAGGCCCGGAGCAGGAAACCGATGTTTTTCTTGTGGACAGGGAAGGAGTGCTGCAAACAGATTCCCGCCTGTACGGCAAGGCGCTGGATTCCTGTCCGTTGCCGCTGCCGCCGGCCACGGCGGAAACGCTCGTTCGCAACGTCACCGAGCCATCGGGACGCAAGCTTATGGTGGCCTCCTGCGCACTGGCCGGTACGGATTTCATTCTGCTGGCAGTCAAGCCCGAGGCCGAGGCCTTTCGCCCCTGGACAGCCCTGCGCACCGAATTGCTGCTTGTGCTGTGCGGCGGTATCGCGCTTATTGTTCTGGTATCGCACCTGCTTATGAAGCAGCTTGTCAACAGGCTGCAGGCCAGCGATGAGCGCCGGGTAGCCATTTTCGCCCAGATGGAGCACAATCAGAAGCTCTCGTCCATCGGGCGGCTGGCGGCGGGTGTGGCCCACGAGGTCAACAATCCCCTTGCCGTCATTTACGAAAAGGCGGGCCTTGCCCGCGACCTGCTGAGCATGGGCAAGGTTTGCGGCGAAAGCAGGGACAGGGAGAGGCTGAACGGTCTGCTCGAAGGCATAGAAAGCACAGTGGAGCGGGCACGCAGTATTACCCACCGCCTGCTGGGTTTCGCCCGCCGGATGGAAGCCAACCGCCAGAGCCTGCACATTGAGGAGGTCATCACCGAGACCCTGTCTTTCCTTGAGCGAGAAGCCAAGAACCGGGGCGTAACGCTCGAGATGGATCTGGCCGAGGACCTGCCCGAGATTGTTTCGGACAGGGGCCAGTTGCAGCAGGTATTTCTGAATATCGTGGGCAATGCCCTGGATGCCGTGACCGGCAGCGGGCAGGCAGGCGCATCTGCCGACGGGCAGGGGCGCTTTGTAAAAATACGCTGTGTTCCATCGGGACAGTGCGCGCTTGAAGTGACCGTGCGTGATAACGGCAAAGGCATGCCTCGAGAGGTGCTGCGGCACATTTTCGAGCCGTTTTATTCCACCAAGAAAGATAAGGGTACAGGGCTTGGCATGTTCATCACCTACGGCATCGTGCGTCGGCTCGGCGGCGATATCCGTGTGGACAGTGAAGAAGGGCGCGGCAGTACCGTGCGCGTGACCCTGCCTCTGGCTCCGCCTGACGGCTCTGTGGAGGTTTAG
- a CDS encoding FUSC family protein codes for MPTPTPRRDLVVRGILYMLAMAIPTSVSLICNEPEVLVLGALGALFALFIAPRYKPLPRTLCIGAGGLLVCMAGAVGVFTQGNNNLALIPLVMFSWLAALPRPDQAYLSLVFKNMGTAALLTHFGMTSSISAAAIYMTGLALGATLSVLGIRFGSGQGSGASPFEEFKAFKHGAVNNPLFGMAVPATVLLCTLAAGGLHFSHPAWVGLTVLFVMHSDGATELRRIRDRALGTVVGVIAAAPLVFYISSPLPLAACVFCAALFIPYAQRGHYMLFSFIITLIVLLLIDMATLRMGGDISLLRWRLLDTILACGGVLISNLILRLIASRLNRNKKLENTV; via the coding sequence ATGCCCACTCCCACTCCTCGCCGCGACCTCGTGGTCCGGGGCATACTTTACATGCTGGCCATGGCTATTCCCACCAGTGTCAGCCTGATCTGCAACGAGCCGGAAGTGCTTGTGCTGGGTGCTCTGGGGGCCTTGTTCGCCCTCTTTATCGCTCCCCGCTACAAACCGTTGCCGCGCACGCTCTGCATCGGCGCCGGGGGGCTGCTCGTTTGCATGGCCGGCGCGGTGGGTGTGTTTACCCAGGGCAACAACAATCTTGCCCTTATACCGCTGGTCATGTTCAGTTGGCTGGCCGCCCTGCCCCGGCCTGATCAGGCCTACCTCAGCCTTGTTTTTAAAAATATGGGAACAGCAGCCCTGCTGACCCATTTCGGCATGACCAGTTCCATCAGTGCAGCCGCCATCTACATGACCGGTCTTGCCCTGGGGGCAACCCTGAGCGTGCTGGGCATACGGTTCGGCAGCGGACAGGGCAGCGGCGCAAGCCCTTTTGAAGAATTCAAGGCGTTCAAGCACGGGGCTGTCAACAATCCGCTGTTCGGCATGGCCGTTCCCGCTACGGTACTTTTGTGTACCCTGGCCGCAGGCGGCCTGCACTTCAGCCATCCGGCCTGGGTGGGGCTGACTGTTCTCTTTGTCATGCACAGTGACGGCGCCACCGAACTACGCCGCATACGCGACCGCGCCCTGGGAACAGTGGTCGGTGTCATTGCTGCCGCCCCCCTTGTATTCTACATATCATCCCCCCTTCCACTTGCTGCCTGCGTGTTCTGCGCCGCCCTTTTCATCCCTTACGCACAACGCGGGCACTATATGCTCTTCAGTTTTATCATTACTCTTATCGTGCTGCTGCTGATCGATATGGCCACATTGCGCATGGGGGGTGATATTTCACTGCTGCGGTGGCGGCTGCTTGATACCATCCTGGCCTGTGGAGGAGTGCTTATTTCCAACCTCATATTAAGACTTATAGCTTCCCGGCTTAACAGAAATAAAAAACTTGAAAACACCGTATAA
- a CDS encoding HAMP domain-containing histidine kinase, translating to MNVSQCTARLLASAVHDMRNVLAVIRESAGLAQDLAALASSSAGGSGSAAGPQRLEAALAEVQRSVGQGAALSEAMDYLAQSGGADSGEHAGPCDLVRVCRSFCLLAARQARAAQIGLASGESAEPVWAAVPPMDVLRALLEIFDLCASVGGQIRLRFTAGRRQKEEGIVVEVLEGGNRELALAAMTGSPLLSGMRPGWRAALMPWREAEPRFFLSLSVCDSDAV from the coding sequence ATGAATGTCAGTCAGTGTACGGCCCGCCTGCTGGCCTCGGCAGTGCACGATATGCGCAATGTTCTGGCCGTAATCCGTGAATCTGCCGGGCTTGCGCAGGATCTGGCCGCCCTTGCGTCTTCCTCCGCCGGCGGCAGCGGCTCTGCGGCAGGACCGCAGCGGCTGGAAGCTGCCCTGGCAGAGGTGCAGCGTTCTGTGGGGCAGGGCGCGGCGCTGTCTGAAGCTATGGATTATCTGGCCCAGTCGGGCGGCGCTGACAGCGGCGAACACGCAGGCCCATGCGATCTCGTCAGGGTGTGCCGCAGTTTTTGCCTGCTGGCCGCGCGGCAGGCTCGCGCGGCCCAGATAGGTCTGGCAAGCGGCGAGAGCGCCGAACCGGTATGGGCGGCCGTGCCGCCTATGGATGTGTTGCGCGCCTTGCTTGAAATTTTCGATCTCTGCGCTTCGGTGGGCGGCCAGATACGTCTGCGCTTTACTGCCGGGCGGCGTCAGAAAGAAGAAGGTATTGTGGTGGAAGTGCTGGAAGGTGGCAATCGGGAACTGGCCCTGGCAGCCATGACGGGCAGTCCTCTGCTCAGCGGCATGCGCCCCGGTTGGCGGGCGGCGCTTATGCCTTGGCGCGAAGCGGAACCGCGTTTTTTCCTTTCACTTTCCGTCTGCGATTCAGATGCGGTATAA
- a CDS encoding response regulator transcription factor, producing MALRILLADDEKDFVETLAERLELRGHSVRVVYDGLAALRAAVEDMPDVVVLDLLMPGLPGDEVLHRLKNVQPDLPVLLLTGHAAVDDTGLSPVSQAYACLTKPLSFNTFLETLESACREGREAASRGGDMS from the coding sequence ATGGCTTTGCGCATACTGCTGGCTGATGACGAAAAGGATTTTGTGGAAACTCTGGCCGAAAGGCTTGAACTGCGCGGGCACAGCGTGCGCGTGGTTTACGACGGCCTGGCGGCCCTGCGCGCCGCTGTAGAAGATATGCCCGATGTGGTGGTGCTTGATCTTCTCATGCCCGGTCTGCCCGGTGATGAAGTGCTGCACCGCCTCAAGAACGTGCAGCCCGATCTGCCCGTGCTGCTGCTTACCGGGCACGCGGCCGTGGACGACACGGGGCTTTCGCCCGTAAGCCAGGCCTATGCCTGCCTGACAAAGCCGTTAAGCTTCAACACTTTTCTTGAAACGCTGGAGTCCGCATGCCGTGAAGGGCGCGAGGCAGCCTCCCGCGGGGGAGACATGTCATGA
- a CDS encoding lysozyme inhibitor LprI family protein — protein MLQGRLNLFGVILPIMAILTLLSFPFSAFSAEKSAEKQSIPASGQPGSPHEMESRAESQEKDLDDETPAPVDRLFSPSYQACMDSAAGVTTDMQDCINAELERLEKIIAVRQIALPPVLGEERSKSLRETLAAWDAMRKSGSAAMYDPDGGTLSPLMASLWYLEQTARMAQWMNALGESPE, from the coding sequence ATGTTGCAAGGTCGTTTGAATCTTTTTGGCGTCATACTGCCCATCATGGCCATTCTGACTCTGCTGTCTTTTCCTTTCAGCGCCTTCAGCGCGGAAAAATCCGCAGAAAAACAGTCGATTCCGGCAAGCGGCCAGCCCGGCAGCCCCCATGAGATGGAAAGCCGTGCGGAATCTCAGGAAAAAGATCTGGATGATGAGACCCCGGCGCCGGTCGACAGGCTTTTCAGCCCCAGCTACCAGGCGTGCATGGACAGTGCCGCGGGTGTAACCACGGACATGCAGGACTGCATCAATGCAGAACTGGAACGGCTTGAAAAAATTATCGCCGTGCGACAGATTGCCCTGCCCCCTGTGCTCGGTGAAGAGAGAAGCAAATCACTGCGCGAAACCCTCGCGGCATGGGACGCCATGCGCAAGAGCGGCTCTGCAGCCATGTACGACCCCGACGGCGGCACACTGTCACCGCTCATGGCTTCCTTATGGTATCTGGAGCAAACCGCGCGCATGGCGCAATGGATGAACGCTCTGGGGGAAAGCCCCGAATAA
- a CDS encoding methyl-accepting chemotaxis protein codes for MTIKVRVILGFLLTIAIMAGGTIPYVTSKMRNTAEESYLTASGEQLHLMGSYVEGFINEAERNLAFLAADELLIDGENTFPNYKNTSTENAYKRSALAPEAARAGQPLFRLAKANPSYVEVYVGYPDGSYGSSMADGPVPAGFDTSRRAWYVSRMNSGKAVGLSDSYLSISGELVAPVTHSLRDRNGVFRGVLGVDVSLNGLSEKFEAMNFGRTGYFLLVENTGRIICDPKDKELTGKIIGKDIQSPGLEHLFKTQSGIVLTRIKDIPVRANVLTTSLGWKIAVIQDESEIFAETNEAIRSVSIIYAVIALVMLAVAWYIVRSINRPLRLIVEAADKIAQGNLEAHLDARDFYGELAELRNSLLNMVHNLQNMIETANQKSAEAEEQTQRAQAATEQAEFARQQAESARRDGMLAAAGQLEEVVTIISSASNQLTARIGQSNHMSAESAARLSEAATAMNEMNSTVREVAGNASLASGMSDETRGNAENGAQIVRQALQSIDQVHKVSLVLKEDMNQLNEHAQAINRIMGVISDIADQTNLLALNAAIEAARAGDAGRGFAVVADEVRKLAEKTMASTQDVGNAINAIQESTAKSVSGMDKAVEEIETATGFASQSGDALRQIVSNVETTADQVRAIATASEEQSAASEEINQSIVQVNDMAGQTAQAMNEASSAVEELAQQANRLGDLIASMKQA; via the coding sequence ATGACCATCAAGGTGCGGGTGATACTTGGTTTCTTGCTGACGATAGCCATCATGGCCGGTGGAACCATACCCTATGTGACAAGTAAGATGCGCAACACTGCCGAAGAGTCGTATCTGACGGCCTCCGGAGAGCAATTACATCTCATGGGCAGCTATGTAGAAGGTTTTATTAACGAAGCAGAACGTAATCTTGCCTTTCTGGCTGCGGATGAACTGCTCATAGACGGGGAAAACACGTTTCCCAACTATAAAAACACGTCCACCGAAAATGCCTATAAACGTTCGGCCCTGGCCCCGGAAGCGGCCCGCGCCGGTCAGCCCCTTTTCAGGCTGGCCAAGGCAAATCCGTCCTATGTTGAAGTGTATGTGGGCTATCCTGATGGCAGCTATGGTTCATCCATGGCCGACGGTCCCGTTCCTGCGGGTTTTGATACCTCCAGGCGCGCCTGGTATGTGAGCCGCATGAATTCTGGCAAGGCCGTTGGGCTGTCAGACAGTTATCTTTCCATTTCCGGCGAACTGGTGGCTCCCGTCACGCACAGCCTGCGCGATCGCAATGGTGTTTTTCGCGGGGTGCTGGGCGTTGATGTTTCCCTTAACGGACTTTCGGAAAAATTCGAGGCCATGAATTTCGGCAGGACAGGCTATTTCCTGCTTGTGGAAAACACGGGTCGCATCATCTGTGACCCCAAGGACAAGGAACTTACCGGTAAAATCATCGGCAAGGACATCCAGAGCCCCGGACTGGAGCATCTGTTCAAAACCCAGTCAGGCATTGTGCTTACCCGCATAAAGGACATACCGGTGCGGGCCAACGTGCTCACAACCAGCCTTGGCTGGAAGATCGCCGTTATTCAGGACGAAAGTGAAATTTTTGCAGAGACCAACGAGGCCATACGCTCTGTTTCTATTATTTACGCTGTCATCGCCCTCGTCATGCTGGCGGTGGCCTGGTATATTGTACGCTCCATCAACCGCCCGCTGCGGCTTATCGTGGAAGCCGCGGACAAGATCGCTCAGGGGAACCTTGAGGCACATCTTGACGCGCGCGATTTTTACGGCGAACTGGCGGAGCTGCGCAATTCGCTTCTCAACATGGTCCACAACCTGCAAAACATGATTGAAACCGCCAATCAGAAGAGCGCCGAGGCCGAGGAACAGACCCAGCGCGCCCAGGCAGCCACGGAGCAGGCCGAATTTGCCCGCCAGCAGGCAGAAAGCGCCCGGCGTGACGGCATGCTGGCGGCGGCCGGGCAGCTGGAGGAAGTGGTCACTATCATTTCTTCGGCATCCAACCAGCTTACGGCTCGCATCGGCCAGTCAAACCATATGTCTGCCGAGTCGGCGGCCCGCCTGAGCGAGGCGGCCACAGCCATGAACGAGATGAACTCCACCGTGCGTGAGGTGGCGGGCAACGCTTCTCTGGCGTCGGGCATGTCTGATGAAACCAGGGGTAATGCGGAAAACGGCGCGCAGATCGTGCGCCAGGCTCTGCAAAGCATTGATCAGGTACATAAGGTTTCTCTGGTACTCAAGGAAGACATGAACCAGTTGAACGAGCACGCCCAGGCCATTAACCGCATTATGGGCGTCATCTCCGACATTGCGGACCAGACCAACCTGCTGGCGCTCAATGCGGCCATCGAGGCCGCCCGGGCCGGAGACGCCGGACGCGGCTTTGCCGTGGTGGCTGATGAGGTGCGCAAGCTGGCGGAAAAAACTATGGCTTCCACCCAGGATGTGGGCAACGCCATCAATGCCATTCAGGAAAGTACCGCCAAAAGTGTGAGCGGCATGGACAAGGCAGTGGAAGAAATTGAAACCGCCACAGGATTTGCCAGCCAGTCCGGCGATGCCCTGCGCCAGATCGTCAGCAATGTGGAAACCACGGCAGACCAGGTGAGGGCCATTGCCACGGCCAGTGAAGAGCAGTCCGCCGCCAGTGAGGAAATCAATCAGTCCATTGTGCAGGTCAATGATATGGCCGGGCAGACGGCCCAGGCCATGAATGAGGCATCCAGCGCGGTAGAAGAACTGGCGCAGCAGGCCAACCGCCTGGGCGACCTTATTGCCAGCATGAAGCAGGCCTGA
- a CDS encoding LexA family transcriptional regulator — MPEETDFTKTLHRLMQAMNASNDAELARALGITPQSISGARKRGEVPPAWVQASAAATGVNAHWLFFGSGPMRLPEAAEGELPSMHGDCEADLIHVPLAEARLSAGTGSLEVSERSEDSYAFRGDFLRRKGNPRRMVLMRVSGDSMVPEIFDNDLVLLDKGQTEISPGRLYAVGFEDAIYIKRIDKVPGKIILHSVNPAYPPVSLDLRGDLADQFRVIGRVLWSGREYR; from the coding sequence ATGCCAGAAGAAACAGACTTTACGAAAACCCTGCACCGCCTTATGCAGGCCATGAATGCTTCCAATGATGCAGAACTGGCCCGCGCCCTGGGTATTACCCCGCAGTCCATCAGCGGCGCACGCAAGCGCGGTGAAGTGCCGCCCGCCTGGGTACAGGCCAGCGCCGCTGCAACCGGAGTGAATGCCCACTGGCTGTTTTTCGGCAGTGGGCCAATGCGGCTTCCCGAAGCTGCCGAAGGCGAATTGCCGTCCATGCATGGCGATTGCGAAGCGGATCTTATACATGTTCCCCTGGCTGAAGCCCGTCTTTCTGCGGGTACGGGCAGCCTGGAAGTCAGCGAGCGTAGTGAAGACAGCTACGCCTTCAGGGGCGACTTTTTACGCCGCAAGGGCAATCCCCGGCGCATGGTGCTCATGCGCGTCTCCGGCGACAGCATGGTTCCGGAAATTTTTGACAATGACCTTGTGCTGCTGGACAAGGGGCAAACTGAAATCAGCCCGGGTCGCCTTTATGCCGTGGGCTTTGAAGACGCCATCTATATAAAGCGCATTGACAAGGTTCCCGGCAAAATTATCCTGCATAGCGTCAATCCCGCCTACCCCCCGGTAAGCCTGGACCTGCGCGGCGACCTTGCCGACCAGTTCAGGGTTATCGGCCGAGTGCTCTGGTCAGGCCGCGAATACCGTTAG
- a CDS encoding hybrid sensor histidine kinase/response regulator yields MRVLVVDDESAFAGPLAQRLSLRGMDARTARDAREALSILQAWPAELVFLDVGLPGMDGVALLKLLREQYAQTDVVMLSGSADMGKAVQAMRRGALNWLSKPADIEQVLEECRKARERAAARQEAARLAEAARWRSLGRVAEGVAHEVNNPLNIMMQAAGLIRDCLDEPEAQALADVDEMREAVNTIRAQSLRVREITRKLLMVGHGLDARTGPLDVAAVIDESLDLLRHRIEAAGLRCQVDLSGAYVFPGHEAAAQETAAPGALGEAAAEAAEEAGSAAPRPWGSAPELRQIFLHLFENALDAMPHGGLVQVSARLRRDGQGRSWYDLLVADSGPGIEPDILPHIFEPFFSSRALQGGFGCHDQYHDSHTSGSAMRPGTAVQSHMGRYAGLGLAVARSLAHARGGELSAANSQQGGAVFCLSLPLAQAPAASGQAAGDRSLDGGL; encoded by the coding sequence ATGCGCGTGCTTGTTGTGGATGACGAATCAGCCTTTGCCGGGCCTTTGGCCCAGCGCCTGAGCCTGCGCGGCATGGATGCGCGCACCGCCCGCGATGCGCGTGAGGCTTTGTCCATCCTGCAGGCATGGCCCGCGGAACTGGTGTTTCTTGATGTGGGCCTGCCCGGTATGGACGGCGTTGCCCTGCTCAAGCTTTTGCGCGAGCAATATGCACAGACGGATGTGGTCATGCTTTCGGGTTCCGCAGATATGGGCAAAGCTGTGCAGGCCATGCGGCGGGGAGCGCTGAACTGGCTCTCCAAGCCCGCGGATATTGAGCAGGTGCTTGAAGAATGCCGCAAGGCGCGGGAGCGGGCCGCAGCCCGGCAAGAGGCGGCCCGCCTTGCCGAAGCCGCGCGCTGGCGCAGTCTGGGGCGGGTTGCCGAAGGGGTGGCCCATGAGGTGAATAATCCCCTTAACATCATGATGCAGGCCGCCGGGCTTATCCGCGATTGCCTGGATGAACCGGAGGCTCAGGCCCTGGCTGATGTGGACGAAATGCGCGAAGCCGTCAATACCATTCGCGCCCAGAGTCTGCGCGTGCGGGAAATAACGCGTAAGCTGCTCATGGTGGGGCATGGGCTGGATGCGCGCACCGGGCCGCTGGATGTGGCTGCGGTTATTGATGAAAGCCTTGATCTGCTGCGCCACAGGATTGAAGCGGCAGGTCTGCGCTGCCAGGTGGATCTTTCCGGCGCGTATGTGTTCCCGGGCCATGAAGCTGCTGCACAGGAAACTGCTGCGCCGGGCGCTCTCGGGGAAGCTGCTGCGGAGGCGGCGGAAGAGGCGGGCAGCGCTGCTCCGCGCCCTTGGGGTTCGGCCCCGGAATTGCGGCAGATATTTCTGCATCTATTTGAAAATGCTCTGGATGCCATGCCTCATGGTGGATTGGTGCAGGTCTCGGCCAGGCTGAGACGTGACGGACAGGGAAGGAGCTGGTACGATCTGCTCGTTGCCGACAGCGGCCCCGGCATTGAACCGGACATCCTGCCCCATATTTTTGAACCATTTTTCAGTTCGCGTGCCCTTCAAGGCGGATTCGGCTGTCATGACCAATACCATGACAGCCATACCAGCGGCAGTGCCATGCGCCCCGGAACTGCCGTACAATCCCACATGGGCCGCTATGCGGGTCTCGGCCTTGCCGTTGCCCGCTCGCTGGCGCACGCGCGTGGCGGCGAACTCTCCGCCGCCAACAGCCAGCAAGGCGGGGCAGTTTTCTGCCTGAGCCTTCCCCTGGCACAAGCGCCCGCGGCCTCCGGTCAGGCTGCGGGTGACCGCTCTCTGGACGGCGGCCTTTGA
- a CDS encoding response regulator translates to MTKEDIKILLVDDERQFVDTLAERLAMRGFAARVAYDGPEALKAVDQPTDVIVLDLRMPGMDGFEVLRNVKKSNPQVQVIILTGHGGDAEEQTAYRMGAYNFLRKPMDIDELLGSIRMAYRDKLENAMVAVSLAEGGDFESARDVMKEKDILQEHEK, encoded by the coding sequence ATGACCAAGGAAGACATCAAGATTCTGCTGGTGGACGATGAAAGGCAGTTTGTGGACACGCTGGCCGAACGTCTGGCCATGCGTGGTTTTGCCGCCCGCGTGGCTTATGACGGCCCCGAGGCGCTCAAAGCCGTGGATCAGCCCACGGATGTCATCGTGCTTGACCTGCGCATGCCGGGCATGGACGGCTTTGAGGTGCTGCGCAATGTAAAGAAGAGCAACCCTCAGGTGCAGGTCATCATCCTGACCGGCCACGGGGGGGATGCCGAGGAACAGACCGCCTACCGCATGGGCGCGTATAATTTTCTCCGCAAGCCTATGGATATTGATGAGCTGCTTGGCAGCATCCGCATGGCCTATCGCGACAAGCTGGAAAACGCCATGGTGGCGGTGTCGCTGGCTGAAGGCGGCGACTTTGAATCCGCGCGCGATGTGATGAAAGAAAAGGATATCCTGCAGGAACACGAAAAATAA